A genomic region of Halobacteriovorax sp. JY17 contains the following coding sequences:
- the flgB gene encoding flagellar basal body rod protein FlgB, translating to MDVNDKTLKALASSLNFRQMRQEIITSNIANAETPGYKSKRVDFEAALARALDVDDQQQLNTEDSRHFDVGNGGFDNLQPEIYEDPNGVVSDDGNTVDRDAELARMAENKILYDATVQLINKKLGLMKYAVGSSN from the coding sequence ATGGATGTAAACGATAAAACACTTAAAGCATTAGCGTCATCACTGAATTTCAGACAGATGAGACAGGAGATAATAACTTCTAATATCGCAAATGCTGAGACACCAGGATACAAATCAAAGCGTGTAGACTTTGAAGCGGCCTTGGCAAGAGCTTTAGACGTAGACGACCAACAACAACTCAATACTGAAGACTCCCGTCACTTCGATGTTGGAAATGGTGGATTTGATAATTTACAACCAGAAATCTATGAAGATCCAAATGGTGTTGTAAGTGATGATGGGAATACAGTTGATAGAGACGCGGAATTAGCACGAATGGCAGAGAATAAAATCTTATACGATGCAACTGTGCAATTAATTAACAAAAAACTTGGACTCATGAAGTACGCTGTAGGTTCAAGCAATTAA
- the fliJ gene encoding flagellar export protein FliJ, whose product MQKFKFKLDGLLKVREFKEKRLKVELGEILTQIQNVKDDIKRLNENIVETYEAQETFLADPTSGDMVKFFPRFIKTKKADIQNKENLLYALQKKFDQKQVELGTARGEVKVIENLKEKKSTEHKKKVEKKFQENIDELVQIRRLLKETKS is encoded by the coding sequence ATGCAAAAGTTTAAGTTTAAGCTGGACGGACTATTGAAAGTTAGAGAATTCAAAGAGAAGAGACTTAAAGTCGAACTTGGAGAAATTTTAACTCAAATTCAAAATGTTAAAGATGATATTAAAAGACTTAATGAAAATATTGTAGAGACATATGAAGCTCAGGAAACTTTCTTAGCTGATCCTACAAGCGGTGATATGGTAAAATTCTTTCCACGTTTTATTAAAACAAAGAAAGCAGATATTCAAAATAAAGAGAATCTCCTATACGCTCTACAGAAGAAATTTGATCAAAAACAAGTTGAGCTTGGTACAGCAAGAGGTGAAGTTAAAGTCATCGAAAATTTGAAGGAAAAAAAGTCTACTGAACATAAGAAGAAAGTAGAGAAGAAGTTTCAAGAAAATATTGATGAGTTAGTTCAAATCAGAAGACTATTAAAGGAGACAAAGTCATGA
- the fliF gene encoding flagellar basal-body MS-ring/collar protein FliF, which produces MQDFLEKITRNFTEFFNSLDLNKKIGLVSIAAFIVACFVGIVIWASKTRMDILYTELNREDSKKIAVLLEEKKIPYEMSNDGKTISIPEELINKWRLEIATLGVNFSGTVGYEVFDKQSFGTTSFVQKVNKQRALEGELIKTIKYIRGVKRARVHLSIPESSPFVSEKKAPTASVVVDLERGVTLTPDEIKGIASLVSSSIDGMRNENVVILDDRGKKLSENIGDPMTAYTANRMALEGKVNRKYEKQIEDILSKVVGAGKVIAKVTVNLDFTESVSTKTEFDGENKAVLSEVSNTQKLNGSRPSPQGIPGARSNLPGEQPQPGIPETRNNVDKALATRNYNVPSKVTKSKNPTAGIRKISAAVMIDGRRVQVKDATGAMTTQYERWSEADLANFSAIVSSTLGIDGKRGDQIVIKNMEFAQEDMASIEAMMREKENRELIKNIVKYLTVGLAITLFFFLVVRPFIQWVTDNTVETVEDFLPKTLEELEKVQANQRLPGLEDALPQIEEKLNPEKIEGNMLREKIISLVEGNPSKAAQVIHEIIHAQESDKQIA; this is translated from the coding sequence TTGCAAGATTTTTTAGAGAAGATCACACGGAATTTCACAGAGTTTTTTAATTCATTAGATTTGAATAAGAAAATTGGACTAGTTTCTATTGCTGCTTTTATTGTGGCGTGTTTTGTAGGAATCGTCATCTGGGCTTCAAAGACCAGAATGGATATCCTTTATACAGAACTGAATAGAGAAGATTCAAAGAAAATAGCTGTTCTTTTAGAAGAGAAGAAAATTCCATATGAAATGTCTAATGATGGGAAAACGATCAGTATTCCAGAAGAGCTTATTAATAAGTGGAGGCTTGAGATTGCGACACTTGGAGTAAACTTCTCTGGAACTGTCGGATATGAAGTTTTTGATAAGCAATCATTTGGGACAACAAGTTTTGTTCAAAAGGTTAATAAGCAAAGAGCATTAGAGGGCGAGCTTATTAAGACGATTAAGTATATTAGAGGTGTAAAAAGAGCGAGAGTTCACCTTTCAATTCCTGAATCAAGTCCATTTGTTTCTGAAAAGAAAGCTCCTACTGCGTCAGTTGTCGTTGACTTGGAGAGAGGCGTAACACTGACTCCTGATGAAATTAAAGGTATCGCTTCTCTTGTATCAAGTTCTATTGATGGAATGAGAAATGAAAACGTTGTGATCTTAGACGATAGAGGAAAGAAGCTTTCAGAGAATATTGGTGATCCAATGACTGCCTATACTGCAAATAGAATGGCTCTAGAAGGTAAAGTAAATAGAAAGTACGAAAAACAAATTGAAGATATCCTTTCTAAAGTTGTTGGAGCTGGAAAAGTTATTGCTAAAGTTACAGTAAACTTAGATTTTACAGAAAGTGTTTCAACAAAAACAGAATTTGATGGTGAGAATAAGGCAGTGCTTTCAGAAGTGTCAAATACTCAAAAGCTGAATGGATCTAGGCCTTCTCCGCAGGGGATCCCTGGAGCTAGATCAAATCTTCCTGGAGAGCAACCTCAACCAGGTATTCCAGAGACTAGAAATAATGTTGATAAGGCCCTTGCTACAAGAAATTACAATGTTCCTTCAAAAGTAACAAAGTCTAAGAATCCGACTGCGGGAATAAGAAAAATTAGTGCCGCTGTTATGATTGATGGAAGAAGAGTTCAAGTAAAAGATGCAACAGGTGCAATGACTACTCAGTACGAAAGATGGTCAGAAGCAGATCTTGCAAATTTTTCGGCCATTGTTTCATCAACTCTAGGGATTGATGGGAAGCGTGGGGATCAAATTGTAATTAAGAATATGGAGTTTGCTCAAGAAGATATGGCCTCAATTGAAGCTATGATGAGAGAAAAAGAAAATAGAGAGCTTATTAAAAATATTGTTAAGTACTTAACTGTAGGTTTAGCGATAACACTCTTCTTCTTCTTAGTTGTGAGACCATTTATTCAATGGGTTACTGACAATACAGTTGAAACTGTTGAAGACTTTCTACCAAAAACTCTTGAGGAGTTAGAGAAAGTTCAAGCAAATCAAAGACTACCAGGTTTAGAGGATGCTCTTCCACAAATTGAAGAGAAGCTCAATCCTGAGAAAATTGAAGGAAATATGCTACGTGAGAAAATTATATCTCTAGTAGAAGGAAACCCAAGTAAAGCAGCACAAGTGATACATGAAATAATTCATGCACAAGAATCAGATAAGCAGATAGCATAA
- a CDS encoding FliI/YscN family ATPase — MTQSKDGELDLLAIHKAYEYSTPYQKIGKVFANKGMLFEVNLSRAVIGSNVEFVTEYGERCLGEVVAINGHKCMAMPYDEISGINSETKVYLKDLTTTIKLSKNMLGRVIDFQGNPIDGKGPIADIEESRSIYGTALNPLDRPPIKEPLDVGVHAVNCFMTAGKGQRLAIMAGSGVGKSVTLGMIAQNSSADVNVIALIGERGREVLEFIESDLGPEGVKKSVVIVATSDTSPLIRMKAAYVATTISEFFRDDNNDVLLMMDSITRFAMANREISLSAGEPPGQKGYTPSVFAQLPKLMERAGTKANSGTITGIYTVLVEGGDMDEPIADAVRAIADGHIILSRELASRNQFPAIDVLQSLSRVMNKVTTNEHKIVASHLRDLLSAYKENEDLINVGAYARGSNPKVDKALVIYDDLMGLLKQFQGMSEFLTIEELYDQMVELARKAENALNPPGEE; from the coding sequence GTGACTCAGAGTAAAGATGGTGAATTAGATTTACTCGCAATTCATAAGGCTTATGAATACTCAACTCCTTATCAAAAAATTGGAAAAGTCTTTGCTAATAAAGGAATGCTTTTTGAAGTAAACCTATCCCGTGCCGTTATTGGAAGTAATGTAGAGTTTGTTACTGAATACGGAGAAAGATGTCTAGGAGAAGTCGTCGCAATTAATGGACATAAGTGTATGGCGATGCCTTATGATGAAATTTCAGGTATCAATTCAGAAACAAAAGTTTATTTAAAAGACTTAACAACAACAATTAAACTATCAAAGAATATGCTAGGAAGAGTTATAGACTTCCAAGGCAACCCAATTGATGGGAAAGGTCCTATCGCAGATATTGAGGAATCGAGATCAATATATGGGACGGCCCTAAATCCTCTTGATAGACCACCAATTAAAGAGCCTCTAGATGTTGGGGTTCACGCTGTAAATTGCTTTATGACGGCAGGGAAGGGGCAAAGATTGGCCATTATGGCAGGTTCCGGTGTTGGTAAGTCCGTCACTCTTGGCATGATTGCTCAAAATTCTAGTGCAGATGTAAATGTTATTGCGCTGATAGGAGAAAGGGGAAGGGAAGTACTTGAATTTATCGAGTCTGACCTTGGTCCTGAAGGGGTTAAAAAATCTGTAGTTATTGTAGCGACTTCTGACACTTCTCCGCTTATTAGAATGAAGGCCGCTTATGTGGCCACAACTATTTCAGAATTTTTCAGAGATGATAATAATGATGTTCTCTTGATGATGGATTCAATTACTCGTTTTGCTATGGCCAATAGAGAGATATCTCTAAGCGCTGGAGAACCTCCAGGACAGAAAGGTTATACACCTTCTGTTTTTGCTCAACTTCCAAAGCTAATGGAAAGAGCTGGTACAAAAGCTAACTCTGGAACCATCACTGGAATCTATACTGTTCTTGTTGAAGGTGGTGATATGGATGAGCCAATTGCCGATGCCGTTAGAGCAATTGCAGATGGTCACATCATTTTAAGCCGCGAGCTTGCTTCGAGAAATCAATTTCCAGCAATTGATGTACTTCAATCTCTGTCCAGAGTTATGAATAAAGTAACTACTAATGAGCATAAAATTGTAGCTTCTCATTTGCGCGATCTTCTTTCAGCTTATAAAGAAAATGAAGATTTAATAAATGTTGGCGCTTATGCTAGAGGGTCTAATCCTAAAGTAGATAAGGCCCTCGTAATCTATGATGATTTAATGGGCTTGCTAAAGCAATTTCAAGGAATGAGTGAATTCCTAACAATAGAAGAACTCTACGATCAAATGGTAGAGTTAGCAAGGAAAGCGGAGAATGCATTAAACCCTCCAGGTGAGGAGTAA
- a CDS encoding flagellar hook assembly protein FlgD, with amino-acid sequence MAEIGRPQVANPFNGIALKKSSNNKRKQNVGDQLNDMAGIRPDQKFVDPKEHNKLGKDGFMKLLSHQLANQDPMKPMDQKQFAADLAQFSQLEQLTNMNTKMDGMQKNDTTESKFMAASFIGKEVMSKGTSVKYDGVSRSTTLPFHLNKSAKNILVRIYDSKNQLISQIEKESMGEGSQSVNWDGMQLDGAPAVKGDYRIDVTAYDESMNKFKGETKSTGLVTGVHFENGEAVLELDRGKKVFLRDVESFALAKGANNAQVKNIPGLKKNAAQAYNNIESQVN; translated from the coding sequence ATGGCCGAGATCGGAAGACCACAAGTGGCAAATCCATTCAATGGTATAGCACTTAAAAAATCTAGTAATAATAAAAGAAAACAAAATGTTGGTGATCAGCTAAATGATATGGCGGGAATTAGACCTGACCAAAAATTTGTTGATCCTAAAGAACATAATAAACTTGGTAAAGACGGTTTTATGAAATTGCTTTCTCACCAGCTTGCTAACCAGGATCCAATGAAACCAATGGATCAGAAACAATTTGCAGCAGACCTTGCTCAATTTTCACAACTAGAACAACTTACCAACATGAATACAAAAATGGATGGTATGCAAAAGAATGATACAACTGAAAGTAAATTTATGGCCGCAAGCTTTATTGGAAAAGAGGTCATGTCAAAAGGAACGTCGGTTAAGTACGATGGAGTAAGTAGAAGCACAACACTTCCGTTTCATTTAAATAAATCGGCCAAGAATATTTTAGTAAGAATTTATGATAGTAAGAACCAATTAATTTCTCAAATTGAAAAAGAATCAATGGGAGAAGGAAGTCAGTCTGTTAATTGGGATGGAATGCAATTAGACGGTGCTCCTGCAGTAAAAGGTGACTATAGAATTGATGTTACTGCTTATGATGAATCAATGAATAAGTTTAAAGGTGAAACAAAATCTACAGGACTAGTTACTGGTGTTCATTTTGAAAATGGTGAGGCAGTATTAGAATTAGATCGTGGAAAGAAAGTTTTTCTTAGAGATGTTGAAAGTTTTGCACTAGCAAAAGGTGCAAATAACGCACAGGTGAAAAATATTCCTGGCTTGAAGAAAAATGCTGCACAGGCTTATAATAATATAGAGTCGCAAGTCAACTAA
- the flgC gene encoding flagellar basal body rod protein FlgC produces the protein MDLLTSLKISSSGLAANKKRMASISSNIANAQTTRTAEGGPYRRKEVVFGSEPARETFSEILEGELDEKAQTVQATEVISTNRPPILKYEPNHPDANDQGYVAYPDINVMEEMANMISASRAYEANINAMNTTKNMAMKALELGRN, from the coding sequence ATGGATTTATTAACATCATTAAAAATAAGTTCTTCAGGCCTTGCTGCTAATAAAAAGCGAATGGCCTCTATTTCTTCTAATATTGCGAATGCGCAAACAACGAGAACGGCTGAAGGTGGCCCTTATAGACGTAAAGAAGTTGTTTTCGGTTCAGAGCCTGCGAGAGAAACCTTTTCTGAAATACTAGAAGGCGAACTTGATGAGAAAGCACAAACCGTTCAAGCTACAGAGGTGATTAGTACTAACAGACCTCCTATCTTAAAGTATGAGCCAAATCACCCTGATGCTAATGATCAAGGTTATGTTGCTTATCCAGATATTAATGTAATGGAAGAAATGGCAAATATGATATCGGCTTCAAGAGCTTATGAAGCCAATATCAATGCTATGAATACTACTAAGAATATGGCCATGAAGGCTTTAGAACTTGGTAGAAACTAA
- a CDS encoding FliH/SctL family protein gives MSNDKNNSFGEVTDYEFQSFSSTSIVSGDVTNFEFSEIGTFDASKEQKHQEIIKIERTHAEKSEFKIAPIVREHRGITKQVIKERELKIEQEVERRVQEIRQEAYNAGFNEGVNNGREEVFTQNRVSSEEKLQNLTNMIVEVLGTRSDLLINQKKQVYSLVRMLTKWVILRELKDDGQYIENLLEKLIVEMQTKSNLLVHVDEKSFEQMPEVLKVVQEKVGELSNIRIEIDYDIDGPGIVLECDKGILNGTITEQMKSLDKLFETVGLSQENPIDMEILESASDSNEENGSDSE, from the coding sequence ATGTCTAACGATAAGAATAATTCATTTGGTGAAGTTACAGATTATGAGTTTCAATCATTTTCTTCTACATCAATTGTATCGGGCGATGTGACAAACTTTGAGTTTTCAGAAATTGGAACATTTGATGCATCAAAAGAACAGAAGCACCAAGAAATTATAAAAATTGAAAGAACTCATGCAGAGAAGAGTGAATTTAAAATTGCTCCAATTGTTAGAGAGCATAGAGGAATCACAAAGCAAGTCATTAAAGAAAGAGAACTTAAAATAGAGCAAGAAGTAGAGAGAAGAGTTCAAGAAATAAGGCAAGAAGCTTATAATGCTGGTTTTAATGAAGGTGTTAATAACGGACGAGAAGAAGTATTTACTCAAAATAGAGTTTCCTCTGAGGAAAAACTTCAAAATTTAACGAATATGATCGTGGAAGTCCTAGGTACTCGATCCGATCTACTTATTAATCAAAAGAAGCAAGTTTACTCTCTTGTGAGAATGCTTACAAAGTGGGTAATCCTTAGAGAATTAAAGGACGATGGTCAATATATTGAAAATCTCCTTGAAAAACTAATTGTTGAGATGCAAACAAAATCCAACCTCCTAGTTCATGTAGACGAGAAATCTTTTGAACAAATGCCTGAGGTTTTAAAAGTCGTACAGGAAAAAGTCGGAGAGCTATCAAATATAAGAATTGAAATTGACTATGATATTGATGGACCAGGAATTGTTCTTGAATGTGACAAGGGAATTCTCAATGGAACAATTACTGAGCAAATGAAGAGTTTAGATAAATTATTTGAAACGGTTGGTTTATCTCAAGAAAACCCTATTGATATGGAAATATTAGAATCAGCAAGTGATTCTAATGAGGAAAATGGTAGTGACTCAGAGTAA
- a CDS encoding TIGR02530 family flagellar biosynthesis protein, translating into MANTNVNNILIPNVSKIPSDKKVNLENKIGQGKTGDEFKALLQDQVDQTRKEHGIQLSTHAAKRLQERNLSMDSDEFFKLKGAMAKLKEKGGQDSLVITDKAAYIVDVPKNRIVTAIDKNNILENVFTKIDSTVIV; encoded by the coding sequence ATGGCAAATACAAACGTTAACAATATTCTAATTCCAAATGTATCGAAGATACCTTCGGATAAGAAAGTTAACTTAGAAAATAAAATTGGACAGGGAAAAACTGGTGATGAGTTTAAGGCCCTGCTTCAAGATCAAGTTGATCAAACGCGAAAAGAGCATGGGATTCAACTCTCAACTCATGCTGCTAAGAGATTACAAGAAAGAAATTTATCAATGGATTCAGATGAGTTCTTCAAGTTGAAGGGCGCAATGGCGAAGTTAAAAGAAAAAGGTGGCCAAGATTCGTTAGTAATAACAGATAAGGCCGCTTATATTGTCGACGTTCCAAAGAATAGAATTGTTACGGCGATAGATAAAAATAATATTTTAGAAAACGTATTTACCAAGATTGATTCGACGGTAATCGTTTAA
- a CDS encoding flagellar hook protein FlgE: MGILRSFNIGVTGLNAVGQGMGVIGDNIANAGTNGFKSSRAEFQDVLATSLKGIDGGDQFGAGTKLAHIKTLMTQGDVARTDNITDLAVNGDGFFKVNAPFGKGFTRDGSFHFNKEGELVNTDGYQVVGFEADETGKITNKEAPVKLGSTTIPAQASEKVNFNLNLDSRAEIREFNIADPDATSNFSNSVTVYDNIGTARLVTMYYNKTGDNQWTYRAVVDGADVEGGEPGKFSEMAQGNIIFNNKGQLQEEVEGSNSFNFNKGAAPDQKITFNFGDSIAEGGEGLGASTQYGSSSAIARHSQDGFSAATLASMSFNDAGILTAVYDNGESRDISQIAVAKFENNEGLFKVGKNLMKESRNSGEAAMGKPGESGRGEVLSKSIELSNVDIANEFVGLMTAQRNFQANAKTLTTADEMLQQVLNIKR, translated from the coding sequence ATGGGAATTTTACGTTCATTTAACATTGGTGTAACTGGTTTAAACGCTGTTGGACAGGGTATGGGTGTTATTGGTGATAACATTGCCAACGCTGGTACTAATGGTTTCAAATCTTCAAGAGCAGAGTTTCAAGATGTGCTTGCAACTTCTCTAAAAGGTATTGATGGTGGTGATCAATTTGGTGCGGGTACAAAACTTGCTCACATTAAAACATTAATGACTCAAGGTGATGTTGCAAGAACTGATAATATTACTGACCTTGCTGTTAACGGTGATGGTTTCTTTAAAGTTAATGCTCCATTTGGAAAAGGTTTCACAAGAGATGGTTCATTTCACTTTAACAAAGAGGGTGAGCTTGTTAATACTGATGGATATCAAGTTGTTGGATTTGAAGCAGATGAAACAGGTAAGATAACTAATAAAGAAGCTCCAGTTAAACTTGGAAGTACGACAATTCCAGCTCAAGCTTCCGAAAAAGTAAACTTTAATTTAAACCTCGATTCAAGAGCAGAAATTAGAGAGTTTAACATTGCAGATCCTGATGCAACTTCTAACTTTTCAAATTCTGTAACAGTATATGATAATATAGGTACGGCTAGACTTGTCACTATGTACTACAATAAAACAGGTGACAATCAATGGACGTATAGAGCAGTAGTTGATGGGGCTGACGTTGAGGGTGGGGAGCCAGGTAAGTTTTCTGAAATGGCCCAAGGTAATATTATCTTCAATAATAAAGGACAGCTACAAGAAGAAGTTGAAGGAAGTAATTCATTTAACTTTAATAAAGGGGCTGCGCCAGATCAAAAAATTACATTCAACTTTGGTGATTCAATTGCTGAGGGTGGAGAAGGTCTTGGAGCGTCGACTCAGTATGGATCGTCTTCAGCTATCGCTAGGCACTCTCAGGATGGTTTCTCAGCGGCTACACTCGCTTCTATGTCATTCAATGATGCGGGTATTTTAACTGCTGTGTATGACAACGGCGAGTCTAGAGATATTTCTCAAATTGCAGTAGCAAAGTTTGAGAATAATGAAGGATTATTCAAAGTCGGTAAGAACCTTATGAAAGAATCTAGAAACTCTGGTGAAGCAGCAATGGGGAAACCTGGTGAGTCTGGACGAGGTGAAGTTCTTTCTAAGTCAATTGAACTTTCAAACGTGGATATTGCGAATGAATTTGTTGGATTGATGACGGCTCAGAGAAACTTCCAGGCGAATGCGAAGACGCTAACGACTGCAGATGAGATGTTACAACAGGTTCTTAATATCAAAAGATAA
- the fliG gene encoding flagellar motor switch protein FliG has product MAEQGLEPDIEYSLLSGQDKAAILLSSLGVQTTQLIFSYMRDNDVKRMINAMSSINKAPIWMIKRVLEEFYSHLNEDNDLLFSENRGRDFIINALGEDRAKQLLGQIVDVGTSNTLESLELVDTRTLANFLINEHPQTIALIIAHLNAERKVDVLRRLPEGLQAEVVLRVSNLDYVSPELIAQLDDVLKTELSTLGSIDTNQLGGVEPIADMLNLMDKNSEKNIMGRVEEKDPELAEEIRKLMFVFEDLVYVDDRGIQSLLKEVDQQKLVIALKTAPEEIRAKLFKNMSNRAAGLLQEDLDALGPTKLSDVEKAQSEIVQKCKELESQGKAFISRGGDGDALV; this is encoded by the coding sequence ATGGCAGAACAAGGTTTAGAACCAGATATTGAATACTCATTATTGTCAGGGCAAGATAAGGCCGCAATACTTTTGAGTTCTCTTGGAGTTCAAACAACCCAATTAATATTTTCTTATATGCGTGATAATGACGTAAAGAGAATGATTAATGCTATGTCATCAATTAATAAAGCACCTATCTGGATGATCAAAAGAGTACTTGAAGAATTCTATTCTCACTTAAATGAAGATAATGACCTTCTCTTCTCTGAAAACCGTGGGCGTGACTTTATTATCAATGCTCTTGGTGAAGATAGAGCTAAGCAACTACTCGGACAGATTGTTGACGTTGGAACTTCTAATACTCTTGAGTCGTTAGAGCTTGTGGATACTAGAACACTTGCTAACTTCTTAATTAATGAGCATCCTCAGACAATTGCCTTAATTATAGCTCACTTAAACGCTGAGAGAAAAGTAGATGTTCTTAGAAGACTCCCTGAAGGACTCCAAGCGGAAGTTGTTCTTAGAGTGTCAAATCTAGATTATGTTTCACCAGAACTTATCGCTCAACTTGATGATGTTCTTAAGACAGAACTTTCAACTCTTGGATCAATTGATACTAACCAACTTGGTGGTGTTGAACCAATCGCTGATATGCTTAACCTTATGGATAAGAACTCTGAAAAGAATATTATGGGAAGAGTTGAGGAGAAAGATCCAGAGCTTGCAGAAGAAATTAGAAAACTTATGTTTGTATTTGAAGATCTTGTTTATGTTGATGATAGAGGTATTCAGTCACTTCTTAAAGAAGTTGATCAGCAGAAGCTTGTTATTGCTCTTAAAACAGCACCTGAAGAAATTAGAGCAAAGCTCTTTAAGAATATGTCTAATAGGGCAGCAGGACTTCTGCAGGAAGACTTGGATGCGCTTGGGCCAACTAAACTTTCAGATGTTGAGAAAGCACAATCTGAAATTGTTCAAAAATGTAAAGAACTTGAGTCTCAAGGTAAGGCCTTCATTTCTAGAGGTGGAGACGGAGATGCTCTTGTTTAA
- a CDS encoding ectonucleotide pyrophosphatase/phosphodiesterase — MKYIVYIAILTFLASCSTNKPYHITENRENSKLQEAKPYILLISLDGYRWDYTKKYQPKFLSHFKKTGASVKSLRPSFPTKTFPNHLSLATGRYPMKHGIVGNSFYAPTMREDYSLKNKKAVTDPRFYTAKPIWVLAEEQSLLSATYFWPGSEAKIDGVLPSYYLTYKHDTPHDERINTILEWFKLPPKKRPHLATLYFSDVDSAGHKYGPDSKEVKLAIEKVDQSIEKLSNELEKLKLPINIIIVSDHGMAKVDPAKFEIIADNELKEEIELSYKVVGSGPLVQFYKNDQPQISPSSLLERINEKAEHFKCYSKNKTPKKLNFRGSDRIGDFACIANKDWSIGLSKGHLPKGNHGWSQFDGMDMHAILYAKGPLFKNSFEQETINNIDLFPLLAKTLGLKVDVEIDGDLKNSIKLLK, encoded by the coding sequence ATGAAATATATTGTTTATATAGCGATTCTTACTTTTCTAGCATCATGCTCAACCAACAAGCCTTATCATATCACTGAAAATAGAGAGAATAGTAAACTTCAAGAAGCTAAGCCATACATTCTTTTAATCTCACTTGATGGCTACAGATGGGACTATACCAAAAAGTATCAACCAAAGTTTCTCTCCCATTTTAAAAAGACCGGTGCTTCAGTCAAAAGCCTAAGACCATCTTTTCCAACTAAGACTTTCCCCAATCACCTGTCTCTTGCGACAGGTAGATATCCAATGAAACATGGAATTGTTGGAAATAGCTTCTATGCTCCAACAATGCGCGAGGACTATTCTTTAAAAAATAAGAAAGCGGTTACTGACCCTAGATTTTATACTGCAAAACCAATTTGGGTTTTGGCCGAAGAACAAAGCCTCCTCTCTGCTACATATTTCTGGCCAGGCTCTGAAGCTAAAATAGATGGAGTTCTTCCGAGTTACTATCTAACTTACAAACACGACACCCCACATGATGAGAGAATAAATACTATTTTAGAATGGTTTAAACTTCCACCAAAGAAGAGGCCACATCTTGCCACATTATATTTCTCAGACGTAGATAGTGCCGGCCATAAATACGGGCCAGATTCAAAAGAAGTAAAACTTGCAATCGAGAAAGTAGATCAATCGATTGAAAAACTAAGTAATGAATTAGAGAAGTTAAAATTACCAATTAATATTATAATTGTATCCGATCATGGAATGGCCAAAGTAGATCCAGCTAAATTTGAGATCATTGCCGATAATGAACTTAAAGAAGAAATTGAATTAAGCTACAAAGTTGTGGGGAGTGGTCCACTTGTTCAATTCTACAAGAATGACCAACCTCAAATTAGTCCTTCCTCTCTGCTTGAAAGAATTAACGAAAAAGCAGAACACTTTAAATGTTACTCTAAAAACAAAACTCCAAAGAAACTAAACTTTAGAGGAAGTGACAGAATTGGTGATTTCGCATGTATAGCAAATAAAGATTGGTCCATCGGCCTATCTAAAGGTCATCTTCCTAAAGGAAATCATGGTTGGTCGCAATTTGATGGAATGGACATGCATGCAATCCTTTATGCAAAGGGGCCACTCTTTAAAAATTCATTTGAGCAAGAAACCATTAACAATATCGATCTCTTCCCACTTCTTGCAAAAACTCTAGGTCTAAAAGTTGATGTAGAAATAGATGGGGACCTTAAAAACTCTATCAAACTTCTAAAATAA
- the fliE gene encoding flagellar hook-basal body complex protein FliE: protein MPIETVGSMKSILNDYSSKDWTKSAELDGAKSINFNELSIGDIESPSSKQSFGEMLSNSIAQVNGLQTEANKAMQKLSSGETKNLPEVMMSVEKADIAFRTMNQIRTKVIDAYKEVMRMQI from the coding sequence ATGCCAATTGAAACAGTAGGATCTATGAAAAGTATTTTAAATGATTACAGTTCAAAAGACTGGACTAAAAGTGCTGAATTAGATGGGGCAAAATCTATTAACTTTAATGAACTTTCAATAGGTGATATTGAAAGTCCTAGTAGTAAGCAGAGTTTTGGTGAAATGTTATCAAACTCTATTGCACAAGTTAACGGTCTTCAAACGGAGGCCAATAAGGCAATGCAAAAGCTTTCTTCTGGTGAAACTAAGAATTTACCAGAAGTTATGATGTCAGTAGAGAAAGCTGATATCGCCTTTAGAACTATGAATCAGATTAGAACTAAAGTAATTGATGCGTATAAAGAAGTTATGAGAATGCAAATATAA